The Linepithema humile isolate Giens D197 chromosome 7, Lhum_UNIL_v1.0, whole genome shotgun sequence genome has a window encoding:
- the LOC105675758 gene encoding uncharacterized protein isoform X2, which translates to MATDKDKRGEIYKLLLSLLLARQGSTPIALLDQDYYEMEGQRIPWRKFGHTDLVDFLRSAPQHFLIESYNGGHYVRGIASDKSKHVSSLVARQKSKTLPFRTQRTRRPIMTRYIPPHRPRGKVPPTYLHQLVQHIKNNPDGVSMHHIKEEVQKDLPSMTITAQDLRVQLYELSHQLRIDGEIIYPVQANDTSQDVRSYNQPPLMPELQNASSLVKMCAGGDEESDCAEDFADEENFIPAGCISNNYSKPSRVHERLAANFALDAQSSEQNAKFYYDNNDDINACFPVKNDSINMETMTDSESVGISALISQRTRSRLKQLVEKHPQGIWCADLPDMFLKEYNVSLNYIDLGFTSVREYASYLPDIFHMTQENTKDDFLLYNADKKPMIPEETFQPNFAEGEASSREQHDDYYGVRAQLDDNDDLPIPADVSPDITKRFAPDNVMNYNDSVDCILVTNLLAKKKLLKAYVIEVFNPSFFWIQLWENKKVFENFMRELNDFYKYNSDVYSIPKVALKRGLNCACVYANMWHRCIIKSVKPDYRVTVLFYDFGTLKTYAPEDVYYLHKRFSLLPAQAIPCGLYNIRPIVGDRWRKSVNNQFIDRIDGHNGLLGVSIKSIDALNNSMLVVLTDINEDGETDINEWLVKENLAKHGKMGDAVDMASLMKYVNNNFNQLPSYCFAEENPDRCQATSTEEMHAVPLISPKETLRDNNTQTPLVRCSVRPPPGFAPLGEQSDLVEKSTNFCNGPSENTLAFGNTEATTNPFLYDQQPDIISNEVAKSLFAQIWEENLHLQLKLTKMFGEMLEYTPLSRIVFDNHMKVQRQLNKIMKSFEKAMTLNNEQFLKSPFNPTKETTPNDVGSAQRAPISSTSEVFKNQSVASYANTLSNLFNVDAQTRWSQSDQISLHVQVPPTTAVSTTTSSTFNNYQLSADSLFSSQESDNVSPTQLTNSSLSNSDRASLDFLGYKNTEYAGVIKETNPFKLYMTGNTEMPTTPESQQTATSYDSDSGYLSVQNLQNHISNIATSNVGANFRAMNNDFASAGHVNVNGKENYSSRIVYEAGPVMYNTQKQQANTDAWQSTCNNNLNVPQNVSANLGRDGTELLPSSVNSVAALHLKQNDILRNDESYATRPPIDCMPQDSSSIINEELNYYQQGQANIPRPVSARAWRQVEIPEHWISSKFQNKVRLQDCKENCTAGTQLTPVNSSLMPFQDWNYNIRQSAFPNMKGTIDPHAFNNNNKEKLMDANVYPWNILYNPISNIGSIFLFQKIESIESISFIFHVDREGWMLVNEFMETFTKFKSCTKFIAALEAINIKIAFKEIERTKYPVQFSQLDSFPLNGVSRDSEKRISVITLISLHNVLSVLLKLKIISREEVDVVLNRNEFHDDSILRKIWTLLFTYREFKRRIEQYVNCRIHI; encoded by the exons ATGGCTACAGACAAGGATAAACGTGGAGAGATATACAAACTCCTTCTATCATTGTTGCTCGCCCGGCAAGGTTCTACACCGATTGCTCTTCTCGATCAAGATTATTATGAAATGGAAGGACAGCGTATACCGTGGCGAAAATTTGGTCATACCGATTTAGTTGATTTTTTGAGAAGTGCTCCGCAACATTTTTTGATCGAGTCGTACAATGGTGGTCATTACGTACGTGGAATCGCGTCGGATAAATCTAAGCACGTGAGTTCGCTAGTGGCTCGTCAGAAATCGAAGACTCTGCCGTTTCGCACGCAACGAACTCGAAGACCTATCATGACGCGTTATATACCGCCACATCGTCCACGTGGCAAGGTCCCCCCGACTTATCTACATCAACTCGTGCAGCATATCAAGAATAATCCGGACGGAGTAAGCATGCATCATATCAAAGAAGAGGTACAGAAGGACCTGCCATCCATGACAATAACCGCCCAAGACCTGCGTGTGCAATTATACGAGCTGTCGCATCAATTACGCATAGATGGCGAAATAATCTATCCGGTGCAAGCCAACGATACTTCACAAGATGTTAGAAGCTATAATCAACCACCGCTGATGCCGGAGTTGCAAAACGCATCATCTTTGGTCAAGATGTGCGCCGGTGGAGATGAAGAGTCGGACTGTGCGGAAGATTTTGCCGATGAGGAAAATTTTATACCAGCCGGTTGTATAAGCAATAATTACTCGAAGCCGTCGAGGGTGCACGAGCGGCTCGCGGCGAACTTTGCGCTGGATGCGCAATCCAGTGAACAAAACGCGAAGTtctattatgataataatgacgATATTAATGCGTGCTTCCCCGTGAAAAATGACAGTATTAACATGGAAACGATGACTGACAGTGAAAGCGTAGGAATATCTGCGCTAATAAGCCAAAGAACAAGATCGCGATTGAAACAGCTCGTAGAAAAACATCCACAGGGCATTTGGTGCGCCGATTTGCCAGACATGTTTCTAAAGGAGTACAATGTGAGTTTGAATTACATTGATCTGGGATTCACCAGCGTGCGCGAATACGCTTCTTACCTGCCGGATATTTTTCACATGACGCAGGAGAATACGAAAGACgactttttattgtataacgCTGATAAAAAACCAATGATACCTGAAGAAACATTCCAACCGAACTTTGCTGAAGGAGAAGCGAGCTCGCGTGAGCAACACGACGATTATTATGGAGTGCGTGCACAActtgatgataatgatgatttaCCAATCCCAGCGGATGTT tcTCCTGACATAACAAAGAGATTTGCGCCTGATAATGTCATGAATTACAATGACAGCGTGGATTGCATACTTGTGACTAATCTATTAgctaaaaagaaattgttgaaGGCGTATGTCATTGAAGTGTTTAATCCATCCTTCTTCTGGATACAACTttgggaaaataaaaaagtttttgaaaattttatgagaGAATTAAA tGACTTCTACAAGTATAACAGCGATGTGTACTCTATTCCAAAGGTTGCGCTGAAAAGGGGCCTAAACTGTGCCTGCGTATACGCGAATATGTGGCACAGATGTATCATCAAGTCTGTAAAGCCAGATTACAGAGTGACA GTGCTGTTTTATGATTTTGGCACACTGAAGACATATGCGCCCGAAGACGTgtattatttacacaaaaGGTTCTCTCTTCTACCCGCACAAGCGATACCCTGCGGCTTATATAACATTAGACCAATTGTTGGCGATCGTTGGAGGAAGAGTGTGAACAATCAATTTATTGACAGAATCGATGGACATAATGGTCTTTTAGGTGTTAGCATTAAATCCATTGACGCATTG AACAATTCCATGCTGGTCGTTCTGACCGACATAAACGAAGACGGAGAGACAGACATAAACGAGTGGTTAGTGAAAGAGAATCTAGCGAAACATGGTAAAATG GGCGACGCCGTCGACATGGCAAgtttaatgaaatatgtaaacaacaatttcaatcaattgccGTCGTATTGCTTCGCTGAGGAGAACCCCGACCGCTGCCAGGCAACGTCTACCGAGGAGATGCACGCGGTACCTTTAATCTCGCCCAAAGAGACTCTTCGCGACAATAACACGCAAACGCCGCTAGTGAGGTGTTCGGTAAGGCCGCCACCGGGTTTCGCACCTCTCGGTGAGCAATCCGATCTGGTTGAAAAGTCAACAAACTTCTGCAATGGTCCCTCGGAAAACACGCTGGCTTTCGGCAATACGGAAGCGACGACGAATCCTTTCTTGTACGATCAGCAACCCGACATAATTTCCAACGAGGTCGCAAAGTCATTGTTCGCACAGATATGGGAGGAAAATTTACATCTACAATTGAAGTTAACTAAAATGTTCGGTGAAATGCTTGAATACACTCCTCTCAGCAGGATCGTATTCGACAATCACATGAAGGTTCAGCGTcagttgaataaaattatgaagagTTTCGAGAAAGCGATGACATTGAATAATGAACAGTTTCTCAAGTCGCCGTTCAATCCCACGAAGGAAACAACACCGAACGACGTCGGTTCAGCGCAGAGGGCACCGATTAGCTCGACTAGTGAGGTCTTTAAGAATCAGAGTGTCGCAAGCTACGCGAATACTTTATCAAATTTGTTTAACGTCGATGCTCAAACGCGCTGGAGTCAGTCTGATCAAATCAGTCTACATGTTCAAGTGCCACCGACCACAGCAGTCTCGACCACAACATCTTCGACGTTTAACAACTACCAATTATCGGCCGATTCTTTATTTTCGAGTCAGGAGAGCGATAATGTTTCCCCCACACAGTTGACAAACTCCAGTCTCTCCAATAGCGATCGTGCTTCCTTAGACTTTCTTGGTTATAAGAACACCGAGTACGCCGGTGTGATCAAAGAGACGAATCCCTTCAAACTTTATATGACTGGTAATACGGAGATGCCGACAACACCGGAGAGTCAACAAACAGCGACTAGCTACGATTCAGACTCCGGCTATCTCTCTGTTCAGAATTTGCAGAATCACATTTCAAATATTGCAACTTCGAACGTTGGTGCAAACTTTCGCGCGATGAACAATGATTTTGCATCGGCGGGACACGTTAATGTCAACGGCAAGGAGAATTACTCATCGAGAATCGTTTACGAAGCTGGCCCAGTTATGTATAACACGCAGAAGCAGCAAGCGAACACAGATGCGTGGCAAAGTACCTGCAACAATAATCTTAACGTTCCTCAGAATGTGTCTGCGAATTTAGGGCGAGATGGCACGGAGCTGCTTCCGTCCTCCGTAAATAGTGTCGCTGCTTTGCACTTGAagcaaaatgatattttacgcAACGACGAGAGTTATGCCACTCGACCACCGATCGATTGTATGCCGCAAGACTCATCGTCGATAATAAACGAAGAACTGAACTATTATCAGCAAGGTCAGGCGAATATACCGCGGCCCGTCTCGGCGCGTGCGTGGAGACAAGTCGAGATTCCGGAACACTGGATCAGCTCCAAGTTCCAGAATAAAGTCCGTTTACAGGATTGCAAGGAGAACTGTACGGCTGGCACGCAATTGACGCCGGTCAATTCCTCTCTAATGCCTTTCCAAGACTGGAATTATAACATCAGACAATCAGCATTTCCAAACATGAAAGGAACGATCGATCCTCACGCTTTTAACAACAATAACAAAGAGAAATTGATGGATGCAAACGTGTATCCTTGGAATATTCTTTACAATCCAATTTCTAACATTggcagtatttttttatttcagaaaatcg AGTCAATTGAAAgcatatcatttatatttcacgTCGACCGAGAAGGTTGGATGTTGGTAAACGAATTTATGGAAACTTTCACGAAATTCAAATCGTGCACTAAGTTTATCGCAGCGTTAGaagcgataaatataaaaattgcattcaaAGAAATTGAGAGAACCAAGTATCCAGTCCAATTCTCACAGCTTGATAG ttttCCTTTAAATGGAGTTTCAAGGGATTCCGAAAAGCGCATTAGCGTGATTACTTTGATTTCGTTGCACAATGTATTGTCAGTACTACTTAAGTTAAAGATAATCTCGCGCGAAGAAGTTGATGTTGTACTTAATAGAAATGAATTTCACGATGATTCCATTCTTCGCAAAATATGG acGCTACTGTTCACTTATCGTGAGTTCAAACGACGCATTGAACAATATGTAAATTGCAGAATACATATATGA
- the LOC105675758 gene encoding uncharacterized protein isoform X1 has translation MATDKDKRGEIYKLLLSLLLARQGSTPIALLDQDYYEMEGQRIPWRKFGHTDLVDFLRSAPQHFLIESYNGGHYVRGIASDKSKHVSSLVARQKSKTLPFRTQRTRRPIMTRYIPPHRPRGKVPPTYLHQLVQHIKNNPDGVSMHHIKEEVQKDLPSMTITAQDLRVQLYELSHQLRIDGEIIYPVQANDTSQDVRSYNQPPLMPELQNASSLVKMCAGGDEESDCAEDFADEENFIPAGCISNNYSKPSRVHERLAANFALDAQSSEQNAKFYYDNNDDINACFPVKNDSINMETMTDSESVGISALISQRTRSRLKQLVEKHPQGIWCADLPDMFLKEYNVSLNYIDLGFTSVREYASYLPDIFHMTQENTKDDFLLYNADKKPMIPEETFQPNFAEGEASSREQHDDYYGVRAQLDDNDDLPIPADVSPDITKRFAPDNVMNYNDSVDCILVTNLLAKKKLLKAYVIEVFNPSFFWIQLWENKKVFENFMRELNDFYKYNSDVYSIPKVALKRGLNCACVYANMWHRCIIKSVKPDYRVTVLFYDFGTLKTYAPEDVYYLHKRFSLLPAQAIPCGLYNIRPIVGDRWRKSVNNQFIDRIDGHNGLLGVSIKSIDALNNSMLVVLTDINEDGETDINEWLVKENLAKHGKMGDAVDMASLMKYVNNNFNQLPSYCFAEENPDRCQATSTEEMHAVPLISPKETLRDNNTQTPLVRCSVRPPPGFAPLGEQSDLVEKSTNFCNGPSENTLAFGNTEATTNPFLYDQQPDIISNEVAKSLFAQIWEENLHLQLKLTKMFGEMLEYTPLSRIVFDNHMKVQRQLNKIMKSFEKAMTLNNEQFLKSPFNPTKETTPNDVGSAQRAPISSTSEVFKNQSVASYANTLSNLFNVDAQTRWSQSDQISLHVQVPPTTAVSTTTSSTFNNYQLSADSLFSSQESDNVSPTQLTNSSLSNSDRASLDFLGYKNTEYAGVIKETNPFKLYMTGNTEMPTTPESQQTATSYDSDSGYLSVQNLQNHISNIATSNVGANFRAMNNDFASAGHVNVNGKENYSSRIVYEAGPVMYNTQKQQANTDAWQSTCNNNLNVPQNVSANLGRDGTELLPSSVNSVAALHLKQNDILRNDESYATRPPIDCMPQDSSSIINEELNYYQQGQANIPRPVSARAWRQVEIPEHWISSKFQNKVRLQDCKENCTAGTQLTPVNSSLMPFQDWNYNIRQSAFPNMKGTIDPHAFNNNNKEKLMDANVYPWNILYNPISNIGSIFLFQKIESIESISFIFHVDREGWMLVNEFMETFTKFKSCTKFIAALEAINIKIAFKEIERTKYPVQFSQLDSFPLNGVSRDSEKRISVITLISLHNVLSVLLKLKIISREEVDVVLNRNEFHDDSILRKIWEEVYSRYLDVYTFDIFLIWHPADDPDQGTVSSRIDNVLRFFCRVFVIDWIF, from the exons ATGGCTACAGACAAGGATAAACGTGGAGAGATATACAAACTCCTTCTATCATTGTTGCTCGCCCGGCAAGGTTCTACACCGATTGCTCTTCTCGATCAAGATTATTATGAAATGGAAGGACAGCGTATACCGTGGCGAAAATTTGGTCATACCGATTTAGTTGATTTTTTGAGAAGTGCTCCGCAACATTTTTTGATCGAGTCGTACAATGGTGGTCATTACGTACGTGGAATCGCGTCGGATAAATCTAAGCACGTGAGTTCGCTAGTGGCTCGTCAGAAATCGAAGACTCTGCCGTTTCGCACGCAACGAACTCGAAGACCTATCATGACGCGTTATATACCGCCACATCGTCCACGTGGCAAGGTCCCCCCGACTTATCTACATCAACTCGTGCAGCATATCAAGAATAATCCGGACGGAGTAAGCATGCATCATATCAAAGAAGAGGTACAGAAGGACCTGCCATCCATGACAATAACCGCCCAAGACCTGCGTGTGCAATTATACGAGCTGTCGCATCAATTACGCATAGATGGCGAAATAATCTATCCGGTGCAAGCCAACGATACTTCACAAGATGTTAGAAGCTATAATCAACCACCGCTGATGCCGGAGTTGCAAAACGCATCATCTTTGGTCAAGATGTGCGCCGGTGGAGATGAAGAGTCGGACTGTGCGGAAGATTTTGCCGATGAGGAAAATTTTATACCAGCCGGTTGTATAAGCAATAATTACTCGAAGCCGTCGAGGGTGCACGAGCGGCTCGCGGCGAACTTTGCGCTGGATGCGCAATCCAGTGAACAAAACGCGAAGTtctattatgataataatgacgATATTAATGCGTGCTTCCCCGTGAAAAATGACAGTATTAACATGGAAACGATGACTGACAGTGAAAGCGTAGGAATATCTGCGCTAATAAGCCAAAGAACAAGATCGCGATTGAAACAGCTCGTAGAAAAACATCCACAGGGCATTTGGTGCGCCGATTTGCCAGACATGTTTCTAAAGGAGTACAATGTGAGTTTGAATTACATTGATCTGGGATTCACCAGCGTGCGCGAATACGCTTCTTACCTGCCGGATATTTTTCACATGACGCAGGAGAATACGAAAGACgactttttattgtataacgCTGATAAAAAACCAATGATACCTGAAGAAACATTCCAACCGAACTTTGCTGAAGGAGAAGCGAGCTCGCGTGAGCAACACGACGATTATTATGGAGTGCGTGCACAActtgatgataatgatgatttaCCAATCCCAGCGGATGTT tcTCCTGACATAACAAAGAGATTTGCGCCTGATAATGTCATGAATTACAATGACAGCGTGGATTGCATACTTGTGACTAATCTATTAgctaaaaagaaattgttgaaGGCGTATGTCATTGAAGTGTTTAATCCATCCTTCTTCTGGATACAACTttgggaaaataaaaaagtttttgaaaattttatgagaGAATTAAA tGACTTCTACAAGTATAACAGCGATGTGTACTCTATTCCAAAGGTTGCGCTGAAAAGGGGCCTAAACTGTGCCTGCGTATACGCGAATATGTGGCACAGATGTATCATCAAGTCTGTAAAGCCAGATTACAGAGTGACA GTGCTGTTTTATGATTTTGGCACACTGAAGACATATGCGCCCGAAGACGTgtattatttacacaaaaGGTTCTCTCTTCTACCCGCACAAGCGATACCCTGCGGCTTATATAACATTAGACCAATTGTTGGCGATCGTTGGAGGAAGAGTGTGAACAATCAATTTATTGACAGAATCGATGGACATAATGGTCTTTTAGGTGTTAGCATTAAATCCATTGACGCATTG AACAATTCCATGCTGGTCGTTCTGACCGACATAAACGAAGACGGAGAGACAGACATAAACGAGTGGTTAGTGAAAGAGAATCTAGCGAAACATGGTAAAATG GGCGACGCCGTCGACATGGCAAgtttaatgaaatatgtaaacaacaatttcaatcaattgccGTCGTATTGCTTCGCTGAGGAGAACCCCGACCGCTGCCAGGCAACGTCTACCGAGGAGATGCACGCGGTACCTTTAATCTCGCCCAAAGAGACTCTTCGCGACAATAACACGCAAACGCCGCTAGTGAGGTGTTCGGTAAGGCCGCCACCGGGTTTCGCACCTCTCGGTGAGCAATCCGATCTGGTTGAAAAGTCAACAAACTTCTGCAATGGTCCCTCGGAAAACACGCTGGCTTTCGGCAATACGGAAGCGACGACGAATCCTTTCTTGTACGATCAGCAACCCGACATAATTTCCAACGAGGTCGCAAAGTCATTGTTCGCACAGATATGGGAGGAAAATTTACATCTACAATTGAAGTTAACTAAAATGTTCGGTGAAATGCTTGAATACACTCCTCTCAGCAGGATCGTATTCGACAATCACATGAAGGTTCAGCGTcagttgaataaaattatgaagagTTTCGAGAAAGCGATGACATTGAATAATGAACAGTTTCTCAAGTCGCCGTTCAATCCCACGAAGGAAACAACACCGAACGACGTCGGTTCAGCGCAGAGGGCACCGATTAGCTCGACTAGTGAGGTCTTTAAGAATCAGAGTGTCGCAAGCTACGCGAATACTTTATCAAATTTGTTTAACGTCGATGCTCAAACGCGCTGGAGTCAGTCTGATCAAATCAGTCTACATGTTCAAGTGCCACCGACCACAGCAGTCTCGACCACAACATCTTCGACGTTTAACAACTACCAATTATCGGCCGATTCTTTATTTTCGAGTCAGGAGAGCGATAATGTTTCCCCCACACAGTTGACAAACTCCAGTCTCTCCAATAGCGATCGTGCTTCCTTAGACTTTCTTGGTTATAAGAACACCGAGTACGCCGGTGTGATCAAAGAGACGAATCCCTTCAAACTTTATATGACTGGTAATACGGAGATGCCGACAACACCGGAGAGTCAACAAACAGCGACTAGCTACGATTCAGACTCCGGCTATCTCTCTGTTCAGAATTTGCAGAATCACATTTCAAATATTGCAACTTCGAACGTTGGTGCAAACTTTCGCGCGATGAACAATGATTTTGCATCGGCGGGACACGTTAATGTCAACGGCAAGGAGAATTACTCATCGAGAATCGTTTACGAAGCTGGCCCAGTTATGTATAACACGCAGAAGCAGCAAGCGAACACAGATGCGTGGCAAAGTACCTGCAACAATAATCTTAACGTTCCTCAGAATGTGTCTGCGAATTTAGGGCGAGATGGCACGGAGCTGCTTCCGTCCTCCGTAAATAGTGTCGCTGCTTTGCACTTGAagcaaaatgatattttacgcAACGACGAGAGTTATGCCACTCGACCACCGATCGATTGTATGCCGCAAGACTCATCGTCGATAATAAACGAAGAACTGAACTATTATCAGCAAGGTCAGGCGAATATACCGCGGCCCGTCTCGGCGCGTGCGTGGAGACAAGTCGAGATTCCGGAACACTGGATCAGCTCCAAGTTCCAGAATAAAGTCCGTTTACAGGATTGCAAGGAGAACTGTACGGCTGGCACGCAATTGACGCCGGTCAATTCCTCTCTAATGCCTTTCCAAGACTGGAATTATAACATCAGACAATCAGCATTTCCAAACATGAAAGGAACGATCGATCCTCACGCTTTTAACAACAATAACAAAGAGAAATTGATGGATGCAAACGTGTATCCTTGGAATATTCTTTACAATCCAATTTCTAACATTggcagtatttttttatttcagaaaatcg AGTCAATTGAAAgcatatcatttatatttcacgTCGACCGAGAAGGTTGGATGTTGGTAAACGAATTTATGGAAACTTTCACGAAATTCAAATCGTGCACTAAGTTTATCGCAGCGTTAGaagcgataaatataaaaattgcattcaaAGAAATTGAGAGAACCAAGTATCCAGTCCAATTCTCACAGCTTGATAG ttttCCTTTAAATGGAGTTTCAAGGGATTCCGAAAAGCGCATTAGCGTGATTACTTTGATTTCGTTGCACAATGTATTGTCAGTACTACTTAAGTTAAAGATAATCTCGCGCGAAGAAGTTGATGTTGTACTTAATAGAAATGAATTTCACGATGATTCCATTCTTCGCAAAATATGG GAGGAAGTTTATTCTCGATATCTCGACGTCTATACATTcgatatatttctaatatggcATCCAGCAGACGATCCCGATCAAGGCACAGTGAGTTCGCGGATCGACAACGTTCTGCGATTTTTCTGTAGGGTTTTTGTAATTGATTGGATTTTCTGA
- the Neb-cGP gene encoding ATP synthase membrane subunit K, mitochondrial yields the protein MAEGGEKLTGLAKHFNSQTMHGRANVTKATYVGLGLLALFLYLKPSKKT from the exons ATGGCTGAGGGCGGAGAAAAGCTAACGGGTTTGGCGAAACACTTCAATAGCCAGACTATGCATGGCAGAGCAAAC gtAACGAAGGCGACGTACGTTGGTCTAGGACTACTTGCCCTATTTCTCTACTTGAAGCCGAGCAAAAAGACGTAG
- the LOC105675790 gene encoding FMRFamide receptor — translation MEISSISTTIASGYYDAGKSALNFSNNGSSEEPQECNQGINTNGLSDFIVYGLLVNLIGLFGILGNTISMIILSRPQMKSSINYLLIGLARCDTVLIIIAVLIYGLPSIYTYTDLLFDYKFIIYPKIIRYLYPLSCIAQFVTVYLTLTVTLERYIAVCHPLKARSFCTYGRAQLAVVVIVIFAWIYNLPKFWEIEVYTEWHWKYNVTVYCISPTELRSNEYYVTLYIHWMYFFVYYMFPFIALVIFNMAIYRRVRKANRDLQQLSRHQRREIGLATMLLCVVVVFLICNVLPLASNVHETFIDEPPRWMVQTGNLLVTINSSINFIIYVIFGRKFKRIFLKLFCSAKLFGPGRDSPEFQTYDESVVTNTTNIELRNSVRHHGHLHRANTISFNNNVHVSNGGTRQSLKSGSPCVYYPAKSPARSPSQMSRVSNGRNSWKRENGDSTL, via the exons ATGGAAATAAGCTCGATATCGACGACTATCGCTTCCGGTTACTACGATGCTGGCAAGTCCGCGCTGAACTTCAGCAACAACGGCAGCAGCGAGGAGCCACAAGAGTGCAATCAAGGTATCAACACTAACGGGCTGTCTGACTTCATTGTCTACGGCCTGCTCGTCAACCTGATCGGTCTCTTCGGGATTCTCGGCAATACAATCTCGATGATTATTCTGTCGAGGCCGCAGATGAAGTCGTCCATCAATTATCTGCTAATTGGACTGGCCAGATGCGACACGGTGCTGATCATTATCGCG GTATTAATCTACGGACTGCCGTCGATCTACACGTACACGGACTTACTGTTCGACTATAAGTTCATTATCTATCCGAAGATCATCAGATATTTGTACCCGCTGTCCTGCATAGCGCAATTCGTAACGGTGTACCTTACATTGACGGTAACTTTGGAGAGATACATCGCGGTCTGCCATCCGCTGAAAGCCAGATCCTTCTGCACTTATGGACGGGCTCAATTAGCAGTGGTGGTTATAGTGATCTTCGCCTGGATTTACAATCTACCCAA ATTCTGGGAGATCGAAGTGTACACCGAGTGGCATTGGAAATACAATGTCACAGTGTACTGCATTTCGCCGACCGAATTGAGAAGCAACGAGTACTACGTTACTCTGTACATTCACTGGATGTACTTCTTCGTATACTACATGTTTCCGTTTATCGCGCTCGTGATTTTCAACATGGCCATTTATCGACGG GTCAGAAAAGCGAATAGAGACCTGCAGCAGTTATCGCGTCATCAGCGTCGTGAGATCGGCCTGGCGACGATGTTGCTGTGCGTGGTGGTCGTGTTTCTGATCTGCAACGTCCTGCCGCTGGCCTCGAACGTCCACGAGACATTCATCGATGAGCCGCCGCGATGGATGGTGCAAACCGGCAATCTGCTGGTGACCATCAACAGCAGCATCAACTTCATCATCTACGTGATCTTCGGCCGGAAGTTCAAGAGAATATTCCTCAAACTCTTCTGCTCGGCCAAACTGTTCGGGCCCGGTCGGGACAGCCCGGAATTCCAGACTTACGACGAGTCGGTCGTCACCAACACGACGAACATCGAGCTGAGGAATTCGGTCAGGCATCACGGCCACCTCCACCGCGCCAACACTATTAGCTTCAATAACAACGTCCACGTGTCCAACGGCGGCACCAGGCAGAGCTTGAAAAGTGGCAGCCCCTGCGTCTATTATCCTGCCAAGAGTCCAGCGAGAAGTCCTAGTCAAATGTCAAGAGTGTCGAATGGCCGAAATAGTtggaagagagagaacggCGATTCCACGCTGTAG